A genome region from Halorussus pelagicus includes the following:
- a CDS encoding acyl-CoA synthetase family protein has protein sequence MDVLGDLVTRERRSDDAGSDRVSQDDDERQSATALLAPRENRRYDAHRFRTTALKTGNFWRRRGVHEDATVAVADDPEPEAVFSLLGAALLGARTRFGLPETADAADSVVRSETDALDARVVVAPHDEIGDYEVPPGSQRVGYGGPPDDPAIAHFERDVWSENPSFPETPIDPEAVALVARDERDGSGVDAVREFSHADLLAGARTVADDWGLEQGDEVAVRAPLAVPGTVVAGVVAPLLAGATVLLPDAEATGDFAVARGEAPEREVVRPENVL, from the coding sequence ATGGACGTACTGGGCGACCTCGTGACCCGCGAGCGCCGGAGCGACGACGCCGGTTCGGACCGAGTCTCGCAGGACGACGACGAGCGCCAGAGCGCCACCGCTCTCCTCGCGCCGCGCGAGAACCGGCGCTACGACGCTCACCGATTTCGGACGACCGCGCTGAAGACCGGCAACTTCTGGCGGCGGCGAGGCGTTCACGAAGACGCCACCGTCGCGGTCGCCGACGACCCCGAACCGGAGGCGGTTTTCTCCCTGCTCGGGGCGGCCCTGCTCGGTGCGAGGACGCGGTTTGGTCTCCCGGAGACCGCTGACGCGGCCGACTCCGTCGTCAGGTCCGAGACCGACGCGCTCGACGCCCGCGTCGTCGTCGCGCCCCACGACGAAATCGGCGATTACGAGGTCCCGCCGGGAAGCCAGCGCGTGGGCTACGGCGGACCGCCCGACGACCCCGCAATCGCACACTTCGAGCGCGACGTGTGGAGCGAGAACCCCTCGTTCCCCGAGACGCCGATAGACCCCGAGGCGGTCGCGCTCGTCGCGCGCGACGAGCGCGACGGGTCGGGCGTTGACGCCGTCCGCGAGTTCTCGCACGCCGACCTCCTCGCGGGAGCGCGCACGGTGGCCGACGACTGGGGTCTCGAACAGGGCGACGAGGTTGCGGTCCGCGCGCCGCTCGCGGTCCCCGGAACGGTCGTCGCGGGCGTGGTCGCGCCCTTGCTCGCGGGCGCGACGGTGTTGCTTCCGGACGCCGAGGCGACGGGCGACTTCGCAGTCGCACGGGGCGAGGCCCCGGAGCGCGAGGTCGTTCGGCCCGAGAACGTACTTTGA
- the lonB gene encoding ATP-dependent protease LonB, translating into MSKDTDNEAPPQEQASEQGDSAFEDLGSDIEPDIVDDDAVEADLLGGLDIETTEEIDIPDRLVDQVIGQDHARDVVQKAAKQRRHVMMIGTPGTGKSMLAKAMSELLPKEDLQDVLVYHNPDDGNEPKVRTVPAGKGEQIIDAHKEEARKRNQMRSFLMWVIIAIVVGYALLIATRPLLGILAAGVIYLAFRYGSRGNDAMIPNLLINTADQNSAPFEDATGAHAGALLGDVRHDPFQSGGMETPSHDRVEPGAIHKANKGVLFVDEINTLDIRSQQKLMTAIQEGEFSITGQSERSSGAMVQTEPVPCDFIMIAAGNMDAMENMHPALRSRIKGYGYEVYMDDTIDDTPEMRRKYTRFIAQEVEKDGRLPHFNEEAIEEVILEAQRRSGRKEHLTLKLRDLGGLVRVAGDIARAANKDQTEREDVLQAKRRSRSIEQQVADDYIERRKDYELTVNQGNVVGRVNGLAVMGEDSGIVLPVMAEVTPSQGPGEVIATGQLKEMAMEAVQNVSAIIKKFSDEDITERDVHIQFVQAGQQGVDGDSASITVATAVISALEDIPVAQDLAMTGSLSVRGDVLPVGGVTHKIEAAAKAGLDRVIIPAANEDDVMIEEEYQDQIEIIPVSHISEVLEVALAGEAEKDGLVDRLKNITGSALDRQVGRQGTGSPSPQ; encoded by the coding sequence ATGAGTAAGGATACCGATAACGAGGCTCCGCCGCAGGAGCAAGCGTCCGAGCAGGGGGACTCGGCGTTCGAGGACCTCGGCAGTGACATCGAGCCCGACATCGTTGACGACGACGCTGTCGAGGCCGATCTGCTGGGCGGACTCGACATCGAGACCACCGAAGAGATAGACATTCCCGACCGACTGGTGGATCAGGTAATCGGTCAGGATCACGCCCGCGACGTAGTGCAGAAGGCGGCGAAACAGCGCCGTCACGTGATGATGATCGGCACGCCCGGAACGGGCAAGTCGATGCTGGCCAAGGCGATGAGCGAACTCCTGCCGAAGGAGGACCTTCAAGACGTTCTCGTCTACCACAACCCCGACGACGGTAACGAACCCAAGGTTCGGACCGTTCCGGCAGGGAAAGGCGAGCAGATAATCGACGCCCACAAGGAGGAAGCCCGCAAGCGCAACCAGATGCGGTCGTTCCTGATGTGGGTCATCATCGCCATCGTGGTCGGCTATGCGCTTCTCATCGCTACCCGACCACTGTTGGGCATTCTCGCGGCGGGTGTCATCTACCTCGCGTTCCGCTACGGGTCGCGGGGCAACGACGCGATGATTCCGAACCTGCTGATCAACACCGCCGACCAGAACAGCGCGCCGTTCGAGGACGCCACCGGTGCCCACGCCGGTGCGCTGCTGGGCGACGTTCGTCACGACCCCTTCCAGTCCGGCGGGATGGAGACTCCGAGCCACGACCGCGTGGAACCGGGAGCCATCCACAAGGCCAACAAGGGCGTGCTGTTCGTGGACGAGATCAACACCCTCGACATCCGGTCCCAGCAGAAGCTGATGACCGCGATTCAGGAGGGCGAATTCTCCATTACGGGCCAGTCCGAGCGCTCCTCGGGCGCGATGGTCCAGACCGAACCCGTCCCCTGCGACTTCATCATGATCGCCGCGGGGAACATGGACGCGATGGAGAACATGCACCCGGCGCTCCGCTCGCGCATCAAGGGGTACGGCTACGAGGTGTACATGGACGACACCATCGACGACACCCCGGAGATGCGCCGGAAGTACACCCGGTTCATCGCCCAAGAGGTCGAGAAAGACGGGCGTCTGCCCCACTTCAACGAGGAGGCAATCGAGGAGGTCATCCTCGAAGCGCAGCGTCGGTCGGGCCGCAAGGAACACCTCACGCTCAAGCTTCGTGACCTCGGCGGACTCGTCCGCGTCGCTGGCGACATCGCTCGCGCCGCGAACAAGGACCAGACCGAGCGCGAGGACGTGCTGCAGGCCAAGCGCCGCTCGCGGTCCATCGAACAGCAGGTCGCCGACGACTACATCGAGCGCCGCAAGGACTACGAACTCACCGTCAATCAGGGCAACGTCGTCGGCCGCGTCAACGGACTCGCCGTGATGGGCGAGGACTCCGGCATCGTCCTCCCCGTGATGGCCGAAGTGACGCCCTCGCAGGGACCAGGCGAAGTCATCGCCACGGGCCAACTCAAGGAGATGGCCATGGAGGCGGTCCAGAACGTCTCGGCCATCATCAAGAAGTTCAGCGACGAGGACATCACCGAACGGGACGTTCACATCCAGTTCGTGCAGGCGGGCCAGCAGGGCGTTGACGGCGACTCGGCGTCCATCACGGTCGCCACGGCCGTCATCTCCGCGCTCGAAGACATCCCGGTCGCCCAAGACCTCGCCATGACCGGGTCGCTGTCGGTCCGGGGCGACGTGCTGCCGGTCGGTGGCGTCACCCACAAAATCGAGGCCGCCGCGAAGGCGGGTCTCGACCGCGTCATCATCCCGGCCGCCAACGAGGACGACGTGATGATCGAAGAGGAGTATCAAGACCAGATCGAGATCATCCCGGTCAGCCACATCAGCGAAGTGCTGGAGGTCGCACTCGCTGGCGAGGCCGAAAAGGACGGTCTCGTGGACCGCCTGAAGAACATCACCGGGTCGGCACTCGACCGACAGGTCGGCCGTCAGGGCACCGGCAGTCCGAGTCCGCAATAG